In Anolis carolinensis isolate JA03-04 chromosome 4, rAnoCar3.1.pri, whole genome shotgun sequence, the genomic window TTGAGAAGTCATCTTCTTGAtaatacaaagaaaggaaaaacataaACAGTTCAACTTCTTTCCCTTGGAAGTTCCATGATGCCCTTGAGTGGTGCAGGGAGAGGGACACTCACTCTTGGCCGTTCCCATGGCTTCTCGTCAGCTTCCAGCCCCAGCAGCAGGCActtgtcgtgtccgactctgggggttggtgcttttttttttccatgtcaggagcaacctgagttgcttctggagtgagagaattggccgtctgcaaggacgttgcccaggggacattgcccggatgttttgatgtttttgtcatccttgtgggaggtttctctcatgtccccacatggagctggagctgatagagggagctcatccgtgctctcccgagctggattcgaacctggcagccttcaggtcagcaacccaaccttcaagacacAAGGCTTTAATCTTCTATGCCaccggtgctcatctccatttctaagccgaagagccagtgttgtctgtagacacctccatggtcatgtggccataggccgTTACCATCCTTcgagagcagtacctattaatctactcacatttgcatgttttcgaactgctacgttggcagaaactggggttaacagcgggtgctcattccgctccccggatttgaacctgggaccttttggtttgcaagttcagcaactcagtgctttaacacactgcgccatcagaggCCACGTAGCCACACCAGTAGCTGACAGCAAACACGAGCTACCTACACCAGTAGCTCACAGCCAGCACTAGTAGTGAGCAGCTATCCCACAGTTTGCTTTATTTACTAACTAGGCTTGttggggagccccggtggcgaagtgtgttaaagcactgagctgctgaacttgcggaccaaaaggtcccaggttcaagttctgggagtggagtgagctcctgctgttagccccagctcctgccaacctagcagttcgaaaacatgcaaatgtgagtagtgtCAGCGTTGTGAAGAAGCTTTTGGAGCTTGGAAGCTCTGGAGCGTAGAAGAATGAACACTGGGAGACGTCAGTAAAATCAAGGCACACAATTTTACTGTGTAGAGCAGTAAATACAGCACAGACAGAGTAGGCAGGTGAGGAAGACCAGGCAGACAGACAACTAACAACCTCAGGCTGATGGCTGATGACTGGGGGCAGATGCAAGAGGAAGGAACTCACTCACTCTTATATCTGGATCCTCCCTCCTTCCAGACACTCACAGGGCCATCACAGTTCATTACTGATTAACTCTTCCAACAGTCCATACACTTCAGAGGATGCAATCAGGTCGCAATCCCAGGCacagcacaaattacatttaaacatttaaacaaaTCTTACATTGACAAGTAGGCCAATAAGTACTGCTcccacgggaaggtaacggtgctccatgcagtcatgcctgtggccacatgacccaggaggtgtctatggacaaggctggctctttggcttagaaatggagatgagcaccaacccccagagtgtgagtagagcaataggtactgctccggtgggaaggtaacggcgctccatgcagtcatgccagtggccacatgaccttggaggtgtctacggacaacgccggctcttcggcttagaaatggagatgagcaccaacccccagagtgtgagtagagcaataggtaccactccggtgggaagataagggcgctgcatgcagtcatgcctatggccacatggccttggaggtgtctacggacaacgccggctcttcggcttagaaatggagatgagcaccaacccccagagtgtgagtagagcaataggtactgctctggtgcgaaggtaacagtgctccatgcagtcatgcctgtggccacatgaccttggaggtgtctatggacaacgccggctcttcggcttagaaatggagatgagcaccaacccccagagtgtgagtagagcaataggtaccactccggtgggaagataagggcgctgcatgcagtcatgcctatggccacatggccttggaggtgtctacggacaacgccggctcttcggcttagaaatggagatgagcaccaacccccagagtcagacatgactggacttaaggtcagggaaaacctttaccttttttaggcTTATTAAGCCGCCTCTCTAACGCAGTGCAGCCGCTTCCCTCTTGTTTCAAAGGTTCGGATACTTCTTATCACTTAGGAAAAGTCTGTAGCAACTTCAAGTATCAacagggatgggggggggggaggaaggcggggctgagggagggagggggaaggggaggggccTCTGGGTGGGAGGGAGCCAGCACTGCATCcggacaaacacacacacacacacacacacaagccgcAGCGCGTTAGTGGGGCCGAGTGGCTTTTGGAAGCAAAGAGcggcaaaaggaaggaaggaaggaaagaggtaaGGAGTGGCCTtcgagaaagagggagggagggggcctcGGGGTGGGGGCGTCGCAGGAGGAAAGAAGAGACACACAACTCCACCCCCTCCCCGAAAATCCCAGTGGTAGCGACCACCACCCTCCCCTCCTGCTCCCCTTGATTCCCTTTGTTTCCCGGCCTGCCTCCTTCACCTTCGCTCTCCTTGCTGGcaggcttccttccttccagcccCTCCGCCGCCACCCCCGTGCCCCCcaccctcctccttcccccctccctgcccccctctcaggccccttccagggCGGAGGGCGAAGGCCGAAGGCGGGGAAGGGCCTTCCAACATCCGAAGCGAAGACCGGTGGAACGGCCCGAAGAAGGGCCTCAGGCGCCCCTGACGGGTAAAAAAGGCCAAAGGGATTCTGGCTTGCCTCAATAGGAATCCAGtgcctagatccagagaagtcctgCTGCCCCTCTGTTCTGtcctgccttggccagaccacttCCCCTGGAACCACACTGGgccccattctgggcaccaccacTGAAGggagattattattttattattatgacacagcaaacaagatagacatgctggatttcatttcacaaaatcacaagttgaacacttgttactatcattatattacgacacagcaaacaagatagacatgctggatttcatttcacaaaatcacaagtcaaacacttgttactatcattatattacgacacagcaaacaagatagacatgctggatttcatttcacaaaatcacaagtcaaacacttgttactatcattatattacgacacagcaaacaagatagacatgctggatttcatttcacaaaatcacaagtcaaacacttgttactatcattatattacgacacagcaaacaagatagacatgctggatttcatttcacaaaatcacaagtcaaacacttgttactatcattatattacgacacagcaaacaagatagacatgctggatttcatttcacaaaatcacaagttgaacacttgttactatcattatattacgacacagcaaacaagatagacatgctggatttcatttcacaaaatcacaagtcaaacacttgttactatcattatattacgacacagcaaacaagatagacatgctggatttcatatcacaaaatcacaaatcaaacacatctcaagtgtctaggactgtgtgatgtattttcggatgatgcgtgcagatcccagtcgggtggccttttgcagttggcagatcgtaattttgtcaatgtccattgtttccaaatgccggctgagatcttttggcacggcacccagtgtgcccatcaccaccgggaccacctgcactggtttctgccagagtctttgcagttcaatcttgaggtcctgatagcggctgagtttttcctgttgtttttcgtcaatgcgactgtcacctgggatggcaacatcaatgatccaaacctttttcttctccacaactgtgatgtctggtgtgttgtgttccagaactttgtcagtcttgatccggaagtcccacagtatctttgcgtcctcattttccaagacttctgcaggtttgtgatcccaccagttctttgctgctgggaggtggtacttgaggcataagttccagtgaatcatttgggccacatagttgtgcctctgtttgtagtctgtctgtgcgattttcttacagcagctgaggatatggtcaatggtttcatcagcttccttgcacaacatcaattatctattattattattattattatactttaattGTAAaatgccctatctccccaaagggacttaggcTGAGCAggtcctgctctcaatcccaccacccttgccggcgtgactggtggggacgagagacggggccttctcggtggtggcccttcagctgtggaactccctctccagcaAGATCAGATCGGTAGTTTTTAGAAAACTATTTAAAACGTGACTTTTCAAACCAGCATTTGGGGAGTGAGATGAAAGTAGTCAAGATTAACTTTGGGATTGGTTCAGTGTTGaatgttttatgtttgtttatgtccaatgttttatagtttactggttttaatctattgttatacGCTATTTTagttgtgtgatgtattttatatttttttgagGCATCgaattttgccatttactttGTTCTGAACCGCTTTGATtcccccccaggggttgagaaaggcggtatataaatgaaataaataaataagaagtatTACTACTGCCTCCTTGAAACTGATTGGCATTATGCCTTGGGTCAGGGAGACTTTCACCAGCATCTTCACCCACCCAGTTTCCCCTtgctgatttaattagccaagatgggcaagggtccagagaacAAGTATCccaagatcttgtccacgtcctcaggctgaatcCATTGAAAGGAATCCATAGAACCTTGACAAACAGATGTTTCAGCTACTTCCAGGGAGACTGCTTTAATACTGGCACCAATATCGGAACGGATCCGAGTAACTTCATCTgcaaaggacctagcaaattcctcaCAATGAGCTGCCGATTGGTCAGGGATGTAAAAGTCGAGTTTAAAAGTCCTCCGACCACTCGAAACAGCTCTTTTAAGCggttctttgcggatgcaatGTTGGCAGCAATAAACGAGTTTTCTGTTGCCTTCATTGCCATGGAAGAGGCTTTTAAATgagctctagaccaggggtccccaaactaaggcccgggggccctccaaggtcatttacctggcccctgccctcagttttataatatctttttgtattagttttaataatataatatattgtatatacatataatattgataataatattatgttatacaatgtaatactaataataataccatataataatattaattatatgttatatattacataacatatatagtatagtggtataattcaatatagaattatataatgctaatattgtgctgtgctaataatataatatattgtatgtacatacagctgctctgagttcactttggggtgagaagggtgggatataaatgtagtaaataaatgcagtaaataaataattaattttagacttaggctcggccaaagtctgaaatgacttgaagtcacacaacaacaacaatcctaattaacttgactatttcattggccagtagcaggcccaaactttccattgaaatcctgatagatacaattgttttcatttttaaatattgtattgttctttcgttgttgttgtttcactacaaataagatatgtgcagtatgcataggaatttgtatttttttccaaatgataattcggcccctccacagtctgaaggattgtggaccggccctctgcttcaaaagtttgaggacccctgctctagactgtgcTCGGTTGGATTTGCTGTGAGGTCTGCACCAATGCTGCTCTAGTCTCGGATTCACTTGCTTCCAGGGATTTGGCTCTGTTTTGTGAAGAGACATTTGGGGGTGATAGTGTCGGCTGTCCTGGCCACCTCCCTATTCCAGAGGTCTGCCAGAGCttcaacagaatcacctaccgaagaggcaggaaaatccccaagagctgaCAGTAGTAACTCAAAACGCAGGTGTCTAATCTACAGTGAAAcgtaaaaaaggaaagtatggtatatagcaggggtcctcaaacttttaaagcaaagggccggtctacaatccttcagactgttggggggccaaattatcattttaaaaaaaatacgaacaaattcctatgcacactgcacatgtcttatttgtagtgcaaaacaactaacaacaatgaaagaacaatacaatatttaaaaatgaaaacaatcttaaccaacataaacctatcaggatttcaatggaaagtattggcctgctactggccaataagatagtcaagttaattaggattgttgtttgttgttgttgtgtaccttcaagtcatttcagaatttgggtgagcctaagtctaaaattaattaatttttacttactacatttatttactacatttatatcccacccttcttaccccgaaggggactcagagcagctgtatgtgcatacaatatattatattattagcatagcacaatatatatatatatatatataaaagagtgatggaatctcggcgaccaacaaaacaacaaaactaaacaccccacaacctcgaaaatggacagcacaacccctcatccacgcctctaggttgatacaacaaaaagaaaagaaaaataaactcctaagattcccataagccacagcaactcgtggccgggcatagctagttagcattatacattactatattgaacaataccactatattgtaatactatatttatatatataaaagagtgatggcatcacggcgacccacaaaacaacaaaactacaggccccccaacctcgaaatttgacaacacaacccatcatccacgcctctaggttgatacaacaaaaagaaaagaaaaataaagtcctaattagagagagaggaataattgcttttatccaattgctgccagttagaaggctaagctcctcccacttggtctcctagcaacccattaaaaaataattaaaaaaactaaaaataatttaagacactaaaaattaatacaatacaataataaaatataataaataaaaagataacttacaataaaattaatttaaaaaatacaaataacgtcaaataaaaattacacaacaatttttaaccaataccaccaccactttgccacagcaacgcgtggccgggcacagctagtgtaatatataacatataattaatattattatatggtattattattagtattatattgtataacattataatatttttatcaatattatatgtatattcaatatattatattattaaaattgatattaaaatgtattataaaactgagggtggggggcaggtaaatgacctttgagggccgcattcggcccccggcccttagtttggggacccctggtatatagtatgtaagtactgttggtaatgtaatattattttctatataaacaacttttagtggcacttgttatacaagctgcaaaagaaggggattatggtgtcgtatttaacatcaatctaaactggatttggccagaaacagtggtagatcatagccctgtccctatggaatctcttacgtttactagtagtatatattgcaatgaatactttactcaaggtatccactatttgtattctcattcactacaGTAGTAAAAACAGAAATTCACTAGGagaagaaatacagtgttcctcCAAAAAGAGATAAAGCCTGTTGCATTAATATTTTCAAAAGGGATCTTGCAAAAAGCTGCTTGTTTAGTGTTTGTTGTCCGTGCTTTGGGCTGGCAGATGCGAACCAGCTTGCTGGAGCCTCGGTAAGACCTACCCACCACACCAAGGTTCTCAGatgttggaggggggggggggggttagacaCAAATCATTAAGCCCCGAGGTTCCTTCTACCATAGAAACAGTTTTTTTAAGTTGCTATAAAAACAAAGGTGATTATTGCATCCTGCATTCTCCCTTGTTCCTTTTCCTCACCAGGAAGGCTTCATTTTAGCAGCACAGAAACCCAAAtcctttttttaatataaatttttattgcaaacattTATCACGGTGTGGTTTACAATGTGATGACGAAGATTTTACAGTGAGAGTGACCGAAcacataataacaaaaacaacaaatacaaaaagcaaaacaaacaaacccaggataaaaaaaaaacaatctgtactactgaaaaaaaaaacaaaaaaaaaacaaaacatgaatcTAATCAAACAGACAATTTTACCTAGTTACatgaccaaaacacacatttattaaAATCGACTTCCATCTATTATGTGGTGTTCCTTAAATTCTTCCCTTGGTACCATCGATACCCTTATATCTCCTATCTTGTTTCTGCATCTGTTCTCCATTCTTTGTTCTGAGACAATTCTATTGCCcttcttaccctgtttccctgaaaataagacatccccaaaaaataagacctagtagaagttttgctgaattgctaaatataaggcctcccccgaaagtaagacctagcaaatttttgtttggaagcatgctcggcgcctgccaaacaaaacaccatagcatgcaggattgctaaatgtacataataataataataataataataataataataataataataataataataatataattttatttttataccccgcctccatctccccagagggactcggggcggcttacataccagttgtatatggaaataatggtagtaacaagaaattcttgacaggagtcacagtttgtctggtttagttatattggtttgtgatgacaactactgtacagcatagAATCAATATTCATTTGAATATGAATTctttttaatggaaaaataagacatcccctgaaaataagacctagcgcatctttgggagtaaaaaataatataagacactgtcttattttcggggaaacacggtacatatcTGAtatttctttctatatatataaaagagtgatggcatcacggcgacccacaaaacaacaaaattacagaccccccaacctcgaaatttgacaacacaacccatcatccacgcctctaggttgatacaacaaaaagaaaagaaaaataaagtcataattagagagagaggaataattgcttttatccaattgctgccagttagaaggctaagctcctccaacttggtctcctagcaacccaataaaaaataataaaaaacactaaaaattaatacaataaaatactataataacagaaaataactaaaaataatagagaagaaaataataaaatataataaataaaaatataacttacaataaaattaataaaaaattgcaaataacgtcaaataaaaattacacaacaatttttaaccaataccaccaccactttgccacagcaacgcgtggccgggcacagctagtatattataactttatatttctcatttttaaatagttttttatcaattcccaatctgtttggtttttttggtttgccctgagtgtttgataataagtatgttaatttatccatattcataatttccaaaattttattaAACCAAGAATTTATATCAGGTCTGTATTTCGTCCTCCATTCTTTTGCGTAAGTTATTCTTGCCGACGTCgttaaataattaaacaaaatttctttgtTCCTGTCTTGTAAGTCTAGCATCCCTAAAAGAAAGACTTTGGGGTCTAGGCTAATCTTAATTGacaaattttttttttgtattctttgtTGCATCTCTTTCCAAAACTTTTTGGCTCTTTCACAGGTCCACCAGCAATGATAGTAGGTGCCTTCATGTTccctgcatttccaacatttgttggaggtttttttttttatagatTTTGGATAGTTTTTGGGGTGTTAAGTACCATCTGTGGAAAGTTTTgatccaattttctttaagatgtGACGAGTATATATATTTTAGTCTCTGATTCCAACATTTTTCCCACTCCTCTATTCTGATTGGCTTCCCTATATTTTTTTGCCCATTTGACCATACATTCTTTGATAAAGTCCTGTTCTGTTGCCCACTCTAGTAGTTTCTTGTACACTTTGGTTATAATTTTAGATTCTGATTGTGTTATTTTGTCCCAAAAGGTTTCTTTGTCTTCAAATCCTATTTTCTTGTCTTTATTGTAATGGTCTTTAATCTGTGCATATTGAAACCACCCTATGTTTTTAAATTCTTGATTTAGCTTTTCCTGTGTTTTAAGTTCGTAATTTCCCTTTTCCTTAATTAAGATATCCAAATCCTTTGTTGACTTCTGTGTGTGCCCTTGAACCCTTTTATATCTGCATTTCTTGGCATTCACATTTTCAACATCACCCATGAAGGGAAAAGTTTTGGTTCCTCGCTTTCAACCCtaatattttgtttcttctttcttcaccaGGGAAAGGAACATTCTATGGAGCCACATTTGTCATGATGAGAAACAATCCAACATCGAGAGGATATCGAAGAATTTGGAATTCAAACTGCAGTAAGGAAACCAGTTCTATAGGAAGAAGCAATGCCCTGAAGGTTCTGATCTTGCTGAACTCTTCGCCTCACTCACAATTCAGAAAGGGGTGGAAAGAGTGAAGTGTCTGTTGCATTTTAAAGTAAATATCACTACCAAAATGGagaagaaagcatataaatgtactgaatgtggaaaaagctttaGTCAGCAGAGATCTCTGCAGTTACatgaaagaactcacactggtgagaaaccctataaatgccaggaatgtgggaagagcttcactcACAGTGCGaatttacatacacatcaaagagttcacactggggagaaaccctttaaatgcctggagagtggaaagagctttgctgacAGTAGAAGTCTACATAATCATCATAGAACACATGCTGGAGAGAAACCCGATCAATATctcgagtgtggaaagagcttcactcacaaTGCGAATCTACACACacctggggagaaaccctatgaatgcttgaattgtggaaagagattcacttACAATGGAAGTCTACATAAGCATTATagaacccacactggggagaaaccctataaatgccaggagtgtggaaagagctttgcgcaCAGTGGACATCTCCATTCACATCAAAGAATTCACACTGGAGAAAAGCCCtttaaatgtctggagtgtggaaagagctttgttgAGAATGGAaacctacgttcacatcaaagaactcacactggggagaaaccctatgaatgcaaGGATTGTGGTAAGAGCTTTTCATACAGTGGACATCTCCAGttgcatcaaagaactcacactggggagaaaccctacagatgccaggagtgtggaaagagttttgcagacaatggacacctccatttacatcaaagaactcacactggggagaaaccctatacatgtctggagtgtggaaagagcttcactcacagTATAACTCTACATAGACATcgaagaactcacactggggagaaaccctttacttgcctagagtgtggaaagagcttcgcaTGGAGTTCACAACTACATTTACATCATaaaacccacactggggagaaaccctataaatgcctggagtgtggaaagagtttctcaCATTGTGGAAGTCTACGCAAAC contains:
- the LOC100558378 gene encoding zinc finger protein 239, which gives rise to MEKKAYKCTECGKSFSQQRSLQLHERTHTGEKPYKCQECGKSFTHSANLHTHQRVHTGEKPFKCLESGKSFADSRSLHNHHRTHAGEKPDQYLECGKSFTHNANLHTPGEKPYECLNCGKRFTYNGSLHKHYRTHTGEKPYKCQECGKSFAHSGHLHSHQRIHTGEKPFKCLECGKSFVENGNLRSHQRTHTGEKPYECKDCGKSFSYSGHLQLHQRTHTGEKPYRCQECGKSFADNGHLHLHQRTHTGEKPYTCLECGKSFTHSITLHRHRRTHTGEKPFTCLECGKSFAWSSQLHLHHKTHTGEKPYKCLECGKSFSHCGSLRKHHRIHTGEKPYKCLKCGKSFSQSYGLRRHHRTHTGEKPYKCLECGKCFSQNGDLRKHHRIHTEEKL